One window from the genome of Elaeis guineensis isolate ETL-2024a chromosome 5, EG11, whole genome shotgun sequence encodes:
- the LOC109505849 gene encoding uncharacterized protein, which translates to MGRRNLVHGNTTLHLNAFFSEAGGYPIGGHGVEVGLQISRPYFRQPNLVPSYSDVFSFLFPLSHILSNRHRDDRVQHMVSLVEHPDHDDVQFWNRRISSFALQAARAAVHGGHTDFLMDIGIVIRGVPEFMDEASFLSSDEYVAAETMHHIVMVSSGGRGGFGGVPASRASINALQTRRFEGVQEHESRLQCVICLENFEAGVEVTMMPCSHEFHHTCLSQWLELSHLCPVCRYSMPTMD; encoded by the coding sequence ATGGGCCGGCGGAACCTTGTCCATGGCAACACAACGTTGCACTTGAATGCTTTCTTCTCTGAAGCGGGAGGCTACCCCATAGGAGGGCACGGGGTGGAAGTAGGGCTCCAGATCTCGAGGCCCTACTTCCGCCAGCCCAACCTAGTCCCGAGCTACTCCGATGTCTTTAGCTTCCTCTTCCCCCTCTCTCACATCTTATCAAACCGGCACCGCGATGATCGAGTGCAGCACATGGTCTCCCTCGTCGAACATCCCGACCACGACGACGTCCAGTTCTGGAATCGCCGGATATCTTCGTTCGCCTTGCAAGCCGCCAGAGCCGCAGTTCATGGAGGACATACGGACTTCTTGATGGACATTGGCATTGTCATCCGCGGGGTGCCCGAGTTCATGGATGAAGCCTCGTTTCTTTCTTCTGACGAGTACGTTGCAGCTGAGACGATGCATCACATCGTGATGGTTTCTTCGGGCGGCAGAGGGGGGTTTGGTGGCGTTCCAGCATCGAGGGCTTCGATCAACGCACTGCAGACGAGGAGATTTGAAGGAGTACAGGAACATGAGTCGAGATTGCAATGTGTCATTTGTTTGGAGAATTTTGAGGCTGGAGTGGAGGTCACGATGATGCCCTGCTCTCATGAGTTCCACCATACGTGCCTCTCCCAGTGGTTGGAGCTGAGCCACCTCTGTCCTGTGTGCCGCTACTCCATGCCAACCATGGACTAA